The DNA window CTAGCGTTACGAGCGACACGCGcaaatttttagtaaaagaAACAAAGGCGATTTCCCAAGAGAGTAGTGAAGATAGTGACTTCTCTGCAGACTCGACGGAAGACTCATTCGAAGACTCTTCAGAAGATGAGAACGAACTGATTGAGTCTGAGAAAGGTCGAATACACTTTAAGGATGAGTACTTTACAAAGGGAAAATTTATCACTTATTTCTTCCTGGAAATGGAACGGCAATTCTACAATCCTACAGATGTTTACAGTATGGTTCAGTATCATGATACTGCTTGCGAAAAGCCAGATAAAGAAGGTACAAAATGATATACGAAATTTATACGCtgcttaaaatttataattctttatgtttttttttttttgctagtattttccattttgttctTACGGggtattgaatttttctctttgaAGTGTCAGCATTATAAAAGAATCATTAAATTGGCAAATATATGTGTGTTCCGTATGCATATATTAGTTTCTATTTAAGAAATGTGTATATAGTTATTTTACATCTAGATTAGATTAGAAACATAAATGTTAAGTAATAGGCATACATTTAATGCTGTGATGTTGTTTGTGCGCAGCTATAATTGtttgtgttttatatatctctatttttCCTATTTAGAATACTAggaaatatgtgtatatatatctaataaggAGACTTTTACGTACATAGAATTTATATACCTATGTTTAAGTTAAACATAGGCTATTACCTATGTTGGAGTTAGAAGCACGATCATAGTACTACTTAAAGTTGATCTGACTAATTGATTGATTCAATTTCACACAGTATATTGACtgttttaattctatatatatttatcaaagaatcaaatagttttatatggcaatgtacatacacatatgtTCAATCATAAAAGACGAGTTCAAGGTATTCGTACCTATGCTAAGCTAAATGTCAACAAATCTCATAATTTCATCGTGTTACGAACTTGCACGTGCCAAGACTGCAATAGGTGGCAATTGAAGCAATTTGGTTTCATTACGGAATGCCGTAATCTCGTTATGAAACTGATTTTTAGGCACGAAGTATATTTGCTCCGTCGTTGTATGTCCTTTGCTTTCGAAATAATGgatgattcttttttttttcttagcgcAATTACGATGCACGAGTTCTATTAATAGAATCTCATGCGTAATGTACAATTCTAAACTGTTTCAGGTGAAAATTTTTCCTCCGGATCGCTATCGCCGAGCATATCGGGACAATTACGTCGTAGATTGCTTCATAGGAGATCCGCGGATAATCTGATCATGAACTCACCTACAAACTCTATGAGACATTCTAGTCCAGACTCTATTAAAAGTGCACCGATCCAGCATAAGCCACGTTCAACGTCCCACGATGCTCTGTCTAAAAAGAAAGACCGTTACTTTTGTCAAACGACAGGGGCATCTATGGATAGCTTAGCAAAGCAATCGTTACTTGCCGCACAAGTACTTAATTTAATTCCTACTCAAAAGGCACGGGAAAGGTACATTTTTCtcttaagaaaatttatctgCCATGATTATTATCCGATGACTAACAATTGAATTTTGTAGGAATTTTCTTCACGGAAGAATCGCCGCCAATTCCTTACTCGGGTCAGTGGAGCTTGAGAAAGTATTGCCTAATCgggaattgaaaatttttatcggcACGTGGAACATGAATGGCCAAAACCCGCCGAAGGAATTGAACGATTTTATGTTGCCCTGCGACATAGAGACCGTTCCTGATTTGTTAGTTATAGGAACTCAAGAGTCGTGTTCCGAACGAAACGAGTGGGAAGCCGCTCTGCAAGAGACCCTCGGTCCTTCGCACGTGCTGTTAACTAGCAGTAACCTCGGTACACTTCACCTCGCATTATTTATAAGACGAGACTTGATTTGGTTCTGCTCTGTTCCGGAGGAGGATAGCTTCTCGACGAGACCCGGAACGGCATTCAGAACAAAGGGCGCGGTGGCTATAGCTCTCATGATATTCGGCACCAGCTTTCTCTTTGTCACCGCTCATTTGACCGCGCATCAAGACAAGGTAAAAGAACGAGTCAACGATATAAAGAGAATCGTTAGAAATCTAGACCTACCGAAAGAGTTACCCACCAGGCATAAAAGCAAAGGTATTAATGTCAAGCGTTATAACTTCGATAGTCTTGCATTTTGTATATtgcgtatataataaataaatatatataatcacaatTTTCACAGATGTAACGCAAAATTTCGATTGCGTGTTTTGGTGCGGTGATTTGAACTTCCGTCTAGCGCAACCGAGAGAGGAAGTGATTCAATGGATCACGAACA is part of the Temnothorax longispinosus isolate EJ_2023e chromosome 12, Tlon_JGU_v1, whole genome shotgun sequence genome and encodes:
- the Inpp5e gene encoding inositol polyphosphate 5-phosphatase E isoform X1, which encodes MSSLSKKKRKSFLKKLRCGFTRNDDESGVYSKQGKVLDSGQTDRLGRASCSSDEKVGSKAIGSEIRVTAPRNSLSGKEERNDKNLSDMRENCKNVVTVRSESSRFPNVGDDISEKGQNVTKNEQGDTKLGSDRHMSTKIAFLKQDNDIGVSSRSYLGDDGKVHHDNGTKSYSPDCKSAPLQSLNNASVTSDTRKFLVKETKAISQESSEDSDFSADSTEDSFEDSSEDENELIESEKGRIHFKDEYFTKGKFITYFFLEMERQFYNPTDVYSMVQYHDTACEKPDKEGENFSSGSLSPSISGQLRRRLLHRRSADNLIMNSPTNSMRHSSPDSIKSAPIQHKPRSTSHDALSKKKDRYFCQTTGASMDSLAKQSLLAAQVLNLIPTQKARERNFLHGRIAANSLLGSVELEKVLPNRELKIFIGTWNMNGQNPPKELNDFMLPCDIETVPDLLVIGTQESCSERNEWEAALQETLGPSHVLLTSSNLGTLHLALFIRRDLIWFCSVPEEDSFSTRPGTAFRTKGAVAIALMIFGTSFLFVTAHLTAHQDKVKERVNDIKRIVRNLDLPKELPTRHKSKDVTQNFDCVFWCGDLNFRLAQPREEVIQWITNTCFPQESPINMHKDQLKNILNEGAVLRGFEEAPIIFPPTYKYDPGTQNFDSSSKQRTPAYTDRILFKGKGHTRGYIRRVSYENSNSHKDGVIECLVYDSVPSICTSDHKPVWGVFKATLRPGIDTIPLGAGLFNREVYLEGIRRRAAAMDDSLGTSKVCSIQ
- the Inpp5e gene encoding inositol polyphosphate 5-phosphatase E isoform X2 is translated as MEQSEGNDVSSVSNKVEVSPKSKQKKKSLCRMLMNKKTKVGCLESSYRDGDSNKNSKIENSQHGSQTSTKLSLCCAMTERSRTPPQSLTVSRLSPTTLSRTSVKSEIASINEDRQTDVLVEREDTPIENDEAQAIRETVVRRSNVAMGRERPITYIEDSTEDSFEDSSEDENELIESEKGRIHFKDEYFTKGKFITYFFLEMERQFYNPTDVYSMVQYHDTACEKPDKEGENFSSGSLSPSISGQLRRRLLHRRSADNLIMNSPTNSMRHSSPDSIKSAPIQHKPRSTSHDALSKKKDRYFCQTTGASMDSLAKQSLLAAQVLNLIPTQKARERNFLHGRIAANSLLGSVELEKVLPNRELKIFIGTWNMNGQNPPKELNDFMLPCDIETVPDLLVIGTQESCSERNEWEAALQETLGPSHVLLTSSNLGTLHLALFIRRDLIWFCSVPEEDSFSTRPGTAFRTKGAVAIALMIFGTSFLFVTAHLTAHQDKVKERVNDIKRIVRNLDLPKELPTRHKSKDVTQNFDCVFWCGDLNFRLAQPREEVIQWITNTCFPQESPINMHKDQLKNILNEGAVLRGFEEAPIIFPPTYKYDPGTQNFDSSSKQRTPAYTDRILFKGKGHTRGYIRRVSYENSNSHKDGVIECLVYDSVPSICTSDHKPVWGVFKATLRPGIDTIPLGAGLFNREVYLEGIRRRAAAMDDSLGTSKVCSIQ
- the Inpp5e gene encoding inositol polyphosphate 5-phosphatase E isoform X3, yielding MEQSEGNDVSSVSNKVEVSPKSKQKKKSLCRMLMNKKTKVGCLESSYRDGDSNKNSKIENSQHGSQTSTKLSLCCAMTERSRTPPQSLTVSRLSPTTLSRTSVKSEIASINEDRQTDVLVEREDTPIENDEAQAIRETVVRRSNVAMGRERPITYIEGENFSSGSLSPSISGQLRRRLLHRRSADNLIMNSPTNSMRHSSPDSIKSAPIQHKPRSTSHDALSKKKDRYFCQTTGASMDSLAKQSLLAAQVLNLIPTQKARERNFLHGRIAANSLLGSVELEKVLPNRELKIFIGTWNMNGQNPPKELNDFMLPCDIETVPDLLVIGTQESCSERNEWEAALQETLGPSHVLLTSSNLGTLHLALFIRRDLIWFCSVPEEDSFSTRPGTAFRTKGAVAIALMIFGTSFLFVTAHLTAHQDKVKERVNDIKRIVRNLDLPKELPTRHKSKDVTQNFDCVFWCGDLNFRLAQPREEVIQWITNTCFPQESPINMHKDQLKNILNEGAVLRGFEEAPIIFPPTYKYDPGTQNFDSSSKQRTPAYTDRILFKGKGHTRGYIRRVSYENSNSHKDGVIECLVYDSVPSICTSDHKPVWGVFKATLRPGIDTIPLGAGLFNREVYLEGIRRRAAAMDDSLGTSKVCSIQ